Part of the Calliopsis andreniformis isolate RMS-2024a chromosome 12, iyCalAndr_principal, whole genome shotgun sequence genome, TGGATTGGGACTGATTAAAGCTAGTTGGGACAGGTTGAAGCATATTAGCAGGTTGTATagaatgtttcataacatgCAGGAGTAACATCAGGTGAATGTAACATAGGGGAACAATGAAGGAAGTTGGACCTTAATATAAACTGAATGTCATGAATACTCGGCGAAGTTACTCGGTATGAACTTACTTCTGGTTTCAACTCTGACACTGTGCAAGCATACTACAAAATATCTTCAATCGCGAAATGatagatattaaaaaatagttgaATTCGGTTGTTTAGTTTTATTTACCTCCAATGGTAACTGAAGTCTCGGCTACGTTGGTAGATAACACAAGCTTCCGCACACCAGGAGGGGATGGTTTGAAAGCTTCCAATTGCTGATGCGTCGGCAGAGCCGAATACAATGGGAAGACCTTTAGTGGCGGATACCCCTGGCCATCCAATTGTTTAGCTACTTGTCGTGCGCTCACGACCGCTGCTTCTATTTCTTCCTGGCCAGTTAAGAAAACCAGAATGTCCTCGCtgcaaagaaaaaaagaatcaagaatTTACAGTTTCCCTTTGTATAAAAAATTTGAAGTCGAGGTATCAGAGCCATCTCATTGAAAGATGTAATTTCaagaaaaattctataatttcactaaatcttcaaatttttgtaAAGAGATTTGTCTTAAAATGTTCTTAAAAGCTCAATCTATGTAAACACATAAGACGTAAGAAAAAGGAAATTCATTGTTTTCGACTTTCAAACGGTTATCCTCTTTCAAACGTTCAAGGGAAAAGTAAAACTCgcaagaaaaaaggaaaaacgTAAAAGGTATCCAAGATTCGATGTAACGAGAGAAAAAGCTCGGCAAAGGCCCCGCTTACTTGGCGGGATTATCGCGATGAATCTGAAAAGCTGTAACAAGGGCGGAGAACGCGTAATCCTCCTGCGAGCTGACGGCGTGATAAATCTTCACAGGATGCTGACGACCCTCCAAGTAGACCGCGGGCGCTTGGAAATACTTGGAGAACCTATCGACGTCCATCGTCGCCGACATCACCAGCAGCTTCAACGGCGGCAGATTCTTCAGCTTTCGCAAGTTCTGCGCCCGCCTGGCGACCCCGAGCAACACGTCGGTCTGCACCGACCTCTCATGGGCCTCGTCGAGGATCACCACCGAGTAATCGGAGAGTATCTCGTCGGTCATCGCCTCACGGACCATCATTCCGTCGGTGAGGTATTTGATCCTCGTCTGGGGGGAGGTGACATCCTCGAAACGCACGCAATAACCGACCAATTTGCCCGTCTCCACTCCCTGCTCCTGGGCAACCCTGCGCGCTACGCTGACCGCTGCAACCCGACGCGGTTGCGTGATACCGATGCAACCAGACGCAGAAGCTATGCCGGAAGCGAGCAGCAGCTGGGGGATCTGCGTGGTCTTCCCACTACCCGTCTCGCCGATTATGATCAGGGTCCTGTTTCTGCGGATCTCCTCGAGTAGGCTGGAACAGATCAGATAGAGGTGGTTATTAATAAACAgcgaatttttatgcaatttcatattttcgtaTATTCTCATGTTCAAAATAATTTCTGGAAATATTTTTAAAGGAGACTGAAAAAGAATTTAATCACACAGAGTGTAGCAGAAAATTTGTTCATTCTGTATGTATGTAGAACCTACTCTGTGaaaatgtcccacattttttgtacaccctgtataacctATCTGCTTGGGCTCCCTAAGgttaaaatgtaaaaattttcAAGTGTACCGTTTCATATATACATAGGACATTTATATAAATTACTTAGAACTCAGAGATATAAGACAAGAATAGTACTTTCTGCCTCAAAATATTGATATACTATACTTCTACATCGATGCAACAACCACAACCTCAAAAGACCCTTAATTCTAATACTTCACTCACATCTaatatttcaaactttcaatattATTGATCAAAGAATTGCTTAATCTCACTTACGCCCATCTCACAACACAAATTCCTCTGCCACGTAATTTACACTGAAATATTTTACACTGAACATAACGTCACCTTCCAACCTGCTTCGATCTACCATAGAAATTTGAATTTTCGCAACATTTTCCTTACGCGCGCTTTTGATACTGTACGATGCTGCCACCTGTTGGGTAAACTGAGGAACCAACTATACCCAACAAACTGTACTCAGTCGATAATTCTCCATTTTGTTTTAGAATGCTCCGCGTGGTACTGCGTCGTAGGGTATTGTTGCAGAACGTGATAGCCAATGGAAATCATTCCAAAAAACGAAAGGAAATAATATAGAACATACCGCTTGCGAAGCCTGTAGACTGGTAACGATTTCCTCTGTTGTTGCAAGCTAACGTTTCCTTTATCCGAGTTGTCCGTGTGAACGTTCTGACTGTCCTCGTGTTTTTGGATTTTGCTCGGGCTCTCGTTGAACAGAACAGTAGTGGGACGTTTCGGTGCCAGTTTCGAAAAACTCGACGTACCCAGTACATTATACTTCGAATCCGCGTTGTCGTGTACCCCCATGCTGTCGAAAATCGTGGCACCAACAGGGAACTCGCGAGAGGGAACACTGTGCCGAGAACGCACGTGTTGCGCACTACAGCTGTGTACAAATATGTGACTTGACAGGAGATGCCTGTAGCCAATGGCGTAAGCTCACCgatttcaaatacaaaatacacagagtaCTTGCCCATAGTTCTGTGTCTGTACTTAATTCTGTGCCTTTggattaaaatcatttataaaaacAGAACTTGTGTTTTTTTTCGTTCAAGTTTACTCGTTAACATGTGAGGTTTAAAAAAAAGTATTACACTTGCAATAAAATTTTTGTCTTTAGACATACTCTCAATCCAAAGGCACAGGAATAGCTACGGGCACAGAAGTTTGGAGAAGTACCCTACTTTCCTCATTGTAGGGTCATGATTCGCTGAGATTAAAGCAAGGGAATACTTTTTCTCTTTTAATAATTGAAATGTTATTGGAAACAATTTTTTGTTACTAGAGTCAATATTGCGATTTGCAATATTTTTTGTAATGTGTGAAAAATATTGTATgcatgaaattatttttttacaaaatGACATGCAGGAAGTGGATTATATTTTTAGTTCACAAAAAAGTTGTAGTGTATAAAAAATTAGTGGGTGGGTATGAAAAGAAgacaaagacaaaataaatcgtATAGTTTGTTATGATTCAACCACGCGTTATTAAAGGTACATTTTGAGATACACAGACACGTTGCAACGTATTATAAACcttatacaataataagtagtgtaacactgtcgcatttttttcttcatttctctTTTTAGTCCAAACAAGAGGTAGAAAATAATCCTTGATTTATTCACATTTTAACCACGTGTTATAATTGCTAAAATCACGTTATTATTAAACTTTACAGCTATAATTCATGctaaaaaaaacaaataatatattTCTGTCATTTAGCAATAGTCGACACGTCAATCTATTTAATAAGATGATCTATTTGTCGATTTGTTAAAAAATTATCAGTTGATTTCGAACGTATTGATTAAGAAATTATCACAGATTAACGCTGTGTAAGAGGAAGACACAGTGAGCAAATCCTTTAACGAGATTTTAAACGAGGATAGCTATTTACATCCCAAATTTATCCCTAAATGGAATGTATCATCGTAATGGTCGATGAATCGGCGCTTTCACGTACGGAGGCACCTAAAAGTGTGAGAAAAACATGAAAATCATTGCTtacaaattattaaacattttttctctTTTAAAAAAAGTATTCTCTACATTGAATTATCTAATAATTGAAATGAATGATATTTACCATTGCTCCGATACGAGACAGGTAACGATTTCTGATGCTAATATCGGACTGAGGCTGTAAAAGATCGTCAGCCGACAAATCCGAGGTGGACTCTGGAGATAATAGTTTTTCCCGCTCCAAACTTTCGGGTGTGCGTCGTATTTCTTCATATTTTTCTCTCTGACCTGGCGTCATGTTCAGATAACCGCTAGTCGTTGCTATGTCCAACACCCAGATTGCAACAGCCGTTAACAAAGAAACTGTCGAAAACACATCAATTATAGCTTTGTACAAACATTTAGATAAAAGTAATTAGCATGGATAAAGAATGAAAGACATACTCCATAGCCAACCCAGGAAGAATATTTCAAGCATAAAGTATCCGCCGCGATCTACAATTATACCGGCTAAAATCGAAACTACAGCCAAACCCAGATTTTGTGCAGCCTGCGCGCTGCAAATAAGTATTGTAACGTTACGAATGAAAGCGTACCTATTTGTATATTAAGCTGGTACCTTAAATATGCTAAGAGGAATAGACTTAGCTTTACTTACAGTCCATAAGCAGTACCAAGCTGATACTCTGGGGTAACGAGAGCAATTAATGGCCATAAACTACTGGCAAGCATGGAGTATGCTAATCCCATAAGAATCATGCACACGTAAGGATTCACGTATGTGAATGCGAGTAGTCCGTGAGCCATTATAGTCGCAACAATACTGATAAATACCCACGAAACGTTCTTCCCTGTTTTATCAACGAGATACCCCAAAAGAGGTGACGCGAAAGCCGATATAGAATATACAAGAGAATTAACCGTGTTTGCATTCGATGGCTCGAATCCATACTTCCGCTCAAAGAATACCCTAAAAGAAAAGAATCATACAATATGTACATTCACGTGAAATGTGATTACAAGAATTTGGATTATACTTACTTTCCCAAGGCGATAAAGGGGAATATCGCGACGTAATAAGCAATGCAAATGAAAGCCACTAACCAGAAGATTAGCTTAAAATCTTTAACATCTGTTAGGCTAACAGCTTCGGTTTCTTGGCCTTCTCCTCGTCGTAATAATCTCTCTGCACGCTTATCcataatacccaatacacatgcACAGATCATAGACCCCACACAAGTAAGAGAAGCAAGGAAAAGAACTATGCCGATACATTCTGGTCCTTTATAATACTGAGATACGTAATTATAAACTGGCTCCATAACTAGGAAATTCACTGTTGAACCAACCCGTGCAAAGCTCAATTGCAAACCAAACACCATATTGAGCTCCTTCCCTTTAAACCAGAGAACAGCATAACTGTTCTGAGCAACTGCCAATGATTCTGCACCAATACTGCAAGAGATTCTCATGTTAATATGAATACTCATTACCGTTATGATTATACAACATGAAACATACCCAAAAACGAATCGACCAAGCATCATAAGCCAAAATGTATTAACTATAGCTCCTGTTGCGAATATGATCTGACCAACTAGCGTCAGTCCCATGTATAAAATTGTTCCAAAGCATATGCCAAATATACTATCTAATAAGAATCCTCCAATAAAACAGAGAATGACATTTGGCCAGGAATAAATCGAATAGAGTAAAACAAATTTACTAGTTGACATCTGCAGATCAGTCTTAAAATTATCTTGCAATGCACCAGGATTGTCGAAACAGAAGTAAGAGCCTGGAAAGAATGAGTATcggttaattatattttaatattcatgaAATAAACGAATCGTCTTAAGAGATCGGTTGATGACCCGATCATTCAAATGTGATGAAGTATTCAAAAAAGGTGACTCATAGTTCCTGCGATTTGAGCGCGAACGCACGCGTTGCATTATATCGGGGATTCAAACGGGGGGAAaaggaaaaaataaaatttcgcgGACAAAAGAGAGCTGACATGTGCCGATACGTCTTATCTCGGAAATATGCAGACCGACAGGAACATTATACTATGCAATCCGCAAAGTCCGTAAGGGCAGCGTTCAAATACGTATGTGTGAGTTGTTATACGGAACACTGATATTTACGCGAATGCATTCCGCTCTACATGATGCAACAGAAAAAAACTAAGGCACGATTAGAATAAAGATAGGACAGATGCATGAAATCTTCCCAAGGCGAAACTGTTTCTTTGCACAATACCTTACGATGGATAAGACGTGTTTATCGAAATGGCAAAGTACGATTATTCCTCGACGTTTCTCGAGGAAATCTTTGGCTTCTTTCCCTCATTTTTTCCCTTACGTCTCATAAAAGATATATTTGAATAAAATCCGAAACAGATAACAAAATATTAGGAATCATAAAAACTGGAAATTTCACTGTACCCTAGACGCTAAATTCTAAAGTCATAAAAGACAAAGAATAAACGACAAAACATAGGAACAATGTGAAAAAAATAACTCTTCAACTAAAGTGTTTGTGTCCTCTATTCAGtgttatcttcaatcttcaaaataaTGCCGATACTGTAAGTTTTACTTATTTCCGTGAAAAATGACTTTTACGCGTGCCGAAATGtggtaaacaaaaaaaaaagtttCACGATAAACAATCACGgttttattcaaaatttaaatcaTAGTGCATTCAAAAAGATAACGAAAACTTTCAGCGTATTCGAGATAATTAATTGAACATGCTTTTAACGAGGTCACGCTGTAACGAAACAGAAACAAATCAGATAGTA contains:
- the Ath gene encoding ATP-dependent RNA helicase DHX33 isoform X2; its protein translation is MGVHDNADSKYNVLGTSSFSKLAPKRPTTVLFNESPSKIQKHEDSQNVHTDNSDKGNVSLQQQRKSLPVYRLRKRLLEEIRRNRTLIIIGETGSGKTTQIPQLLLASGIASASGCIGITQPRRVAAVSVARRVAQEQGVETGKLVGYCVRFEDVTSPQTRIKYLTDGMMVREAMTDEILSDYSVVILDEAHERSVQTDVLLGVARRAQNLRKLKNLPPLKLLVMSATMDVDRFSKYFQAPAVYLEGRQHPVKIYHAVSSQEDYAFSALVTAFQIHRDNPANEDILVFLTGQEEIEAAVVSARQVAKQLDGQGYPPLKVFPLYSALPTHQQLEAFKPSPPGVRKLVLSTNVAETSVTIGGIRHVIDTGVVKARTHHPTTGLDVLRVEKVSKAQAWQRTGRAGREAPGKCYRAFTKEEFERMKEMPVPEIQRCSLAGVALQLLAIGVDITTFDFMDKPPKEAVDVAVACLEKLGAVKGSPPQLTTLGRTMSLFPLDPRFTKVILASVEYQCLEEALTVISLLSGESVFTDPPAKRQQAYIARSRLPGVSFVPDSLHPRETMSRC
- the Ath gene encoding ATP-dependent RNA helicase DHX33 isoform X1: MGVHDNADSKYNVLGTSSFSKLAPKRPTTVLFNESPSKIQKHEDSQNVHTDNSDKGNVSLQQQRKSLPVYRLRKRLLEEIRRNRTLIIIGETGSGKTTQIPQLLLASGIASASGCIGITQPRRVAAVSVARRVAQEQGVETGKLVGYCVRFEDVTSPQTRIKYLTDGMMVREAMTDEILSDYSVVILDEAHERSVQTDVLLGVARRAQNLRKLKNLPPLKLLVMSATMDVDRFSKYFQAPAVYLEGRQHPVKIYHAVSSQEDYAFSALVTAFQIHRDNPANEDILVFLTGQEEIEAAVVSARQVAKQLDGQGYPPLKVFPLYSALPTHQQLEAFKPSPPGVRKLVLSTNVAETSVTIGGIRHVIDTGVVKARTHHPTTGLDVLRVEKVSKAQAWQRTGRAGREAPGKCYRAFTKEEFERMKEMPVPEIQRCSLAGVALQLLAIGVDITTFDFMDKPPKEAVDVAVACLEKLGAVKGSPPQLTTLGRTMSLFPLDPRFTKVILASVEYQCLEEALTVISLLSGESVFTDPPAKRQQAYIARSRFASPEGDHVTLLNVFRAYMNTKQKKVWCHENFLHHRNLEYAAEVRQQLAALAKRANLEKASCGTNTEQLRKALLEGLYDNLAELQRDQTYITVSSKQPVAIHPSSTLHGTKPPLILFTEVVATGRCYLRGLSVIESTWLTEKGLNIGKHD
- the LOC143185611 gene encoding lysosomal dipeptide transporter MFSD1 isoform X2, whose protein sequence is MSTSKFVLLYSIYSWPNVILCFIGGFLLDSIFGICFGTILYMGLTLVGQIIFATGAIVNTFWLMMLGRFVFGIGAESLAVAQNSYAVLWFKGKELNMVFGLQLSFARVGSTVNFLVMEPVYNYVSQYYKGPECIGIVLFLASLTCVGSMICACVLGIMDKRAERLLRRGEGQETEAVSLTDVKDFKLIFWLVAFICIAYYVAIFPFIALGKVFFERKYGFEPSNANTVNSLVYSISAFASPLLGYLVDKTGKNVSWVFISIVATIMAHGLLAFTYVNPYVCMILMGLAYSMLASSLWPLIALVTPEYQLGTAYGLAQAAQNLGLAVVSILAGIIVDRGGYFMLEIFFLGWLWISLLTAVAIWVLDIATTSGYLNMTPGQREKYEEIRRTPESLEREKLLSPESTSDLSADDLLQPQSDISIRNRYLSRIGAMVPPYVKAPIHRPLR
- the LOC143185611 gene encoding lysosomal dipeptide transporter MFSD1 isoform X1, with protein sequence MEGGLLESPETTLDRSEDEIALQGFCSPKRLPYRFLGLALMCLLGFGSYFCFDNPGALQDNFKTDLQMSTSKFVLLYSIYSWPNVILCFIGGFLLDSIFGICFGTILYMGLTLVGQIIFATGAIVNTFWLMMLGRFVFGIGAESLAVAQNSYAVLWFKGKELNMVFGLQLSFARVGSTVNFLVMEPVYNYVSQYYKGPECIGIVLFLASLTCVGSMICACVLGIMDKRAERLLRRGEGQETEAVSLTDVKDFKLIFWLVAFICIAYYVAIFPFIALGKVFFERKYGFEPSNANTVNSLVYSISAFASPLLGYLVDKTGKNVSWVFISIVATIMAHGLLAFTYVNPYVCMILMGLAYSMLASSLWPLIALVTPEYQLGTAYGLAQAAQNLGLAVVSILAGIIVDRGGYFMLEIFFLGWLWISLLTAVAIWVLDIATTSGYLNMTPGQREKYEEIRRTPESLEREKLLSPESTSDLSADDLLQPQSDISIRNRYLSRIGAMVPPYVKAPIHRPLR